Genomic segment of Fervidobacterium gondwanense DSM 13020:
GACAAAGTATTGCATCGTAAATATCACGTCATCTGCCGTTATCGGTTTGCCATCAGACCAGTATGCATCTCTTATGTAAAACCATACTTGCTTTCCATCACTTGAGACAGTCCATGATTTTGCAATTGCAGGTCTAATCTCGTTTGTTATAGGATGGTATTCAACGAGTGGGGACATAAGTGGTCCCATGATAACACTGTACGCCGATGAATCAAGCGAACCGTAGAGCAGGAATGATTCAGGTGTTGAAGGCAATGCTAATCTTAAAGTACCACCGAGTTTCGGCTGAGCAGAATTTGTTAACATTGCGTCTTCTATGAAGAAATCCGTTGCCGTGAAAACCACCGCTATCAGAATCCACAGAACAAAGAGAACCCTTTTCATGCCCCTTCACCTCCAAAGTGAGATAGTCAAACTTATTATATTCCCTATTCCACTTTTCTCAAAATAAAGAAAAATTGAGAGAAGAGGAGCTTATGAACAATAATTGACCTTATTTTTTGATTTCTTATGTTATGTCAAAAAAGCAAGAAATTGTTAAAAGATATAAATGTTATATCATTAAGATATACGTCTGAAACTCTGCCAATCACTTCTTTGGCCTTGATTTAGATTTGACCTGAAATCGTAATGTCATACCTTTGAATACGTTTTATGCTTTAGAAAGATTTAATTTTACATATATGAGTGTAGTAGTAAGTAGTAATAGGTAAGGTATGCACGCTTTTTACGGTTGATGTTATTTCCGATCTGAAGGAATGGTTCTTTGGAGCGCACTGCGTCGATAGTACGAATAGTCAAGTTTGTTTTGCAATCAAACAGTCTCAGATATTGTCCATGCTTCTTGAGATAAAACTGGGGTGAAATAACTAGTGTAGATGGTAAGCCAGTAGACACTGTAGTTTATTTTTAGACATCTGTGGATTCATGTTAAATTCGAAAGAAGTATGAAGTGAGTAGAACGGCAATTTCCGAAGTTCAGCCGCACCTTATCTGAAATCAGACAAACAGCACTTTAAGTGCCGAAAGAGATGAATCCTTCTGGTTGAAGTTCTTTAAAGGATTTTGGGTAGTGGAAAAGAAATTGTTCAATTCTTGCGATATGGAATCACCTTGGTTCAGATGGAAAATCACGATGTCACGCGAAGAGTTTGAACAGAGTATCAGTAAGAGACTTCCTGCCAGAGAAAAAGCAGACCAAATATTGAAAGTGGATGCGGTGAGAACAGTTGAAGGTAAAGTTATACATGTTAACGAGCTCAACTCTCAATGGTGAACATAAAGATTTAATCGCCATTTGAAGAGGTAAGAGTGGCTTAGTCATAACCTTGCGGATCATAGCAGAGAACGGTGTGTACGATGTTGATAAAGAGTACAACATACGTTTCGTTAGAAGGCTGACTAAATCGATAACAGGCTTTTCAAGAGACATTCTTCTCGAAAGCAACGCTTTGACAATTGTAAACGACTATTCAGTTGTGCCGAGTGGTTACTTCGAGCTTCTCGTTGAAAGAAGAGACAATAGAATACCTCAGGTTACATTCTACGGGGTGGCAATGACCACGATGTTGGTATGAGTCAGTATGGTGCTAATAACCTGGCAAGAAGGGGAAGAGATTATCAAGAGACTCTTAGTGCATTGTAAGAAGAGGAAACTGTGAAAATGGATTAATTCAATCAGGAGGACAATGAAGATGGTAAGGAATGGAATCGATGTGCTTGATTATCAGTCTCTCAAAAATTACAGAATAGGCTTGGTCAGTAATTATTCTTCAGTTAATTCTAAGGGTGAACTGCTTACAGACATACTTCTAAGTAAGGGATTAACTCTTAGAAAACTCTTTATACCAGAGCACGGACTTTATCTAGCAGCAGACGGAATGGAGATATCTGATTTTTTTCACCCTAAGTTAGGAATTCCAGTTATAAGCGTTTACGGAACTAGAGATGAAGTCTCTTGTGAGATGCTCGAAGATGTCGATTTGATAATGTACGACATTCAAGACGTGGGTCTTAGATATTACACCTTCATCTACGCTTTAGCCAATATGATGAAAGCTGCAGCAAAGTGCGGCGTAAAATTTCTCATCTTAGACAGGTTTAACTTGCTTGGAAGAAAGGTCTTTGGCCCAAGAATGCCAGAGGGTATTAATTCAATAATCGGCGGTTATGAACTTCCTGTACAGTATGGCCTGACAACGGGTGAACTCGCATTGTATTACAAGAAATACCTTAAGCTCGATATAGATTTGGAGATTGTACGGTGCGAAAATTGGAACGGGGAGGCGTTTCCAGAAACAGGAATTTTTTGGAACGTTCCTTCCCCTAATCTTCCAACGTTTTCATCACTATTGTGCTACGCAGGCATATGCTTTTTCGAAGCAACTAATTTGAGCGTTGGAAGGGGCACTACAAAGCCTTTCGAATTCTTAGGTGCACCCTGGGTTGATGAAAATGACATGTACGAGTATCTCAAGCATAGATTTCCGAATCTTTTCTGCCGGAAACGGCAGTTTATACCTCAGTATAGGGAATACGCACAAAATGTATGTAACGGCGTTGAATTTTTCCCAAAGCAGGATGATAACTTCTTTGAAATCGCGGTTGCATTGTTTGAGTATTTTGAAAAATATGAAGAGTTTAAAGTTGATTATCAAAGGTTGGAAGTTTTCACAGGTGTGAGGGAATTCATGAAAAATAAAGAAAAATTCTTGAGTTTTGACCTTTGTTCATACCTCGAGTATGTGGAGGATCTACTCTTGTACAATTAAAACCGGAATCTTAGGAGGGGATTTAGTGAGAAGGATAAACGAGGAAAGTATCGGAAAACTATTTATGATTGGCATTTACGGTACGGAGCTAACAAAAGAGACGAGAGATGTTCTTGCACACATAAGACCTGGGTCTGTCATTCTTTTCTCTCGCAATATAGTAGGTCCAGAGCAAGTTAGGAAACTGATAGATGATATATCCAACTTCCTTGGTTACAAACCTATCATCGCTGTTGACCAAGAAGGCGGGAATGTTGTGAGGCTGAAAGATGGATTCAACACCCTCCCAAGTCCAATGGCTTGTGCTGCAAGCCGCGATGTAGAGCTCTTCAAGAAGGCAGTCTACTTAACATCCTTGGAGATGAGAGCAGTCGGTGTGGATTGGAATTTGGCCCCTGTTGTAGATATAAACGTTAATCCGTTGAATCCAGTAATCGGAATACGCTCTTTTGGCGACGAGCCAGAAATTGTAACTAAGTTTTCGAACGCTTTCGTGGAAGCGTCGGAAGAGGCAGGAGTTGCGACGTGCTTAAAACACTTCCCCGGTTTGGGAAGCGTTTCAATCGATCCGCACTTTGACCTGCCAGTCATAAACAAGACAATTGATGAACTACTCAATTTTGATTTGGTACCTTTCAAAAATGTGAAATGCAATGCATGGATGCCGTCTCATGTGTACTTTCCAAGAATTCAAAAAGATGGTCTGCCAGCCTCTCTATCTTCAGAAATAGTAGATATAGCCAGAATTAGACTTGGTTTCGACGGTGTTATAATAGTTGATGATTTACTTATGGGAGGTACTGGCAAATTTACAATAGAAGAAAAAACGTTGAAAGCATTCAACGCGGGGAACGATATCTTGACTATCTGCCACGAACCGGAAAAACAAATAAGAGCATTCGACAATTTCTGTGAATACGTTAACCAAAATACTGACCTGAAAAGGCGAATCATAGAAAGTTTAGATCGTATAGAAAATTCATTCAGCAAGGTTAAGTCTCACGCTCTTTTTGAACACATAGATAATGGACGTTTTGTTAGAGAAGCAAAGGGAACGATAGATGAGCTCGTTAGAAAATCCATCACCATTGTAAATCTGCGCGATTATTCATTGCCTCTCGAAGAGGTAGACATGGTATTAACAATGCTTGGTGTTCCTGGTTCTCCAGTTGTGGATCAATCTCTGCCAGTTCCTCAGATAACGCAAGAACTTTCAAGACTATTCAACGCTTATTTTGAGATTATCTCTGATACGAAATTGCCAGAAATAGAGAAAGTTAAGGGTAAAAAAATCCTCTTATTCACTTTCGATATGTACAGAAGCAAGTCACTCGTTAATTTCATAAAAGAGCTCGACTCATATTCCAAACTGCTACTTATCGCTCTTAAAAATCCATATGATGCTTTTTATTCGAGAAACTCTATTGTCCTTTACGGTTCATCGGCGACACATCAGAGAATATTGCTTGACGTACTTTTAGGAAAAGTACATGCCGAAGGTAAACTACCAGTCAAACCATTGGAGGTGGTGTAATGAAAAAAGATGATTTCAAAGAAGAGAAGACAATGTTCGAAGGACTCGAAACAGAGAGAGTCAATCCTGTCTCGCAGGAAATAGACAGGTTAGACGTAATGAGCATTTTGCGAATAGTAAATGATGAGGATAAAAAGGTTGCAAATGCTGTTGAAAAAGTTATTAACAAAATCGCCATGGTGATTGATTATTGCATTGAAGCGATAAAGAGTGGCGGCAGGGTTATATATGCCGGAGCAGGTACGAGCGGGAGAATAGGTTTTATCGATGCGGTTGAAGTTGTACCAACGTTTGGGGTACCTGAAGGTGTTTTTGTACCTTTAATAGCTGGAGGAGAAGAAGCACTCAGAAGGTCTGTTGAAGCAGTTGAAGATAACTTCGAACTTGGACGTGAAGACGCAAGAAGGATAGAGATAAACAGCAACGATATGGTTATAGGCATAACCGCAAGTGGTAGGACCCCTTATGTTGCGGGTGTTTTGGACTACGCCCGGGAAAACGGTGCACGTACAGCATTGATTTGCAATGTCAATAAACCAGCACTTTCTGGGTTTGCCGATATTGTTATCTCCATAGAAACTGGACCTGAAGTTATATCTGGAAGCACGAGGATGAAAGCAGGTACATCACAGAAGATGGTCTTAAATATGATAAGCACTACAACAATGATTAAATTGGGAAAAGTATACAAGAACTACATGGTTGATGTGTTAGTGCTTAATGAAAAACTGCGTGAGCGAGCAATAAGAATCATAATGAAAACAACAAGTACTGACTACAAAACGGCTTCAGAATTCCTTGCGAAAGCTAACAACTCACCAAAGATAGCAATCCTCATGATACTAACCGGCAAGAGTAAAGAGGAGTGTCAACAGCTATTTGGAAAATACACAAGTATATCTGACGTGCTATTACATCTGTTAGACAAGAAAAATGAGTGCTGAAGGGGTGGTTGATAAATGGACAAAAATGTTATTCCATTATACTATCGCATATACAACGAACTTCGTAACAGGATACTAAGTGGATATTACAAAGATGGAAAACTTCCACCCGAAATGGAACTCTGTGCCGAATTTGATGCGAGTAGAATAACAATAAGAAATGCCCTAGAACAGCTGAGAAGAGAAGGACTAATATCGCGTTCTAAAGGACTTGGGACTTTCATCAAGAAGTTCGAAAGTGAAGAGCAGTTGACAAAGTTAACCGGTTTTACTGATGAAATGAAAGGTCGAAAAGTAACATCTAAGGTGCTTGAGAATCGTCTTGTCAATATTCCGGCAGAAGCGCAAGAATGCTTTGGCTTAGCATCGGGAACACTTGTTGTGTTGTTAAAGAGAATTCGTTACATTGACGAAAAGCCCATTGCTATTGAATCAGCTTATCTCAATCCATCTGTTGATTTGAGGTTGTTGAACGTTCTTCACAAGGACATGGAGAAGGAATCCCTTTACCACTTCATCCAAAACGAACTGTCCATCAACCTGGCATATGCAGAAGAAATTTTGGAAGTTACTAAACTCTCTAAAGACGAGGCTAATTTACTTGGCGTAAAACCAGGTGAATGTGCGATACTCAGAAAAAGGTTTACTTATACTGATACACAAAAATGTATCGAGTACGTTCTCTCAATTTACCGCGGTGACGAATACAAATTCAAAGTTGTAAGAAAGTGAGGAAAGCGGATGATTGCTCTTGGCATAGACGGCGGTGGAACGTCTACAAAGGTTTGCTTAGCTATTCCAGATAGAAAGGTTGTGATATTGGAGTTCTCGATACCATGTGGAATCAACCTTACTTCCACGCCGTCTGATATTCAGCTGGAAATTCTAAACAAAATACGAGATGAGATAAATAGGAGAACCTCAGGATTAGAGTTTTTTGATAGTGTAATAATCTCAATCTCTGGTGGTGGTTCGTCTTCGAGAAGACTCAACTTCAAAAATCTCGTTTCTACTGTTTTTAGAGCGGGAAAGATAATTGTGCTTTCAGACATCGAAGTGTTAAAGGAAATAGTTTTGAAAGGCAGAACTGGTATATTGGTGATATGCGGCACTGGGAGCATAGCCATCTCTCACACAGGAAAAAGAGTGGGTGGTTGGGGACACCTGTTTGGAGATGAAGCAAGTGCGTTTTCGATTTCTTTGGAAATATTCAGAAGATTTTTTGAATATATAGATGGAGTTGAAGAATACGACAAGATTTTTGATGTGCTCTTAAACTTTTACAAAGTCACTAGCGTATTTGACTTGACTACTATCCAGCTCGAAAGTGATTTCAAAAGAAAGATAGCGTCCTTTACCGAACATGCACCGCTAACGCCTCTTGTTAGGAAAATTATAGATGAACAGCTAACTAAACTCACGCAGAAAATTTCCTACCTCGCATCCACAGAGAATGTGTCCGATATATACTATTTCGGTGGAACGTTTAAGAACGAATACTTCACTCAAGTGTTTTGCAAAAAACTCCACCGTTTCAACCTCCATTATTCTGACATAAAACCGCACGTTGAACTTGCACTTGATGCGCCTCATTTTTTGGAAGCAAGCAAAAACAATACGTGACGAAATGGTAAAACAATCAATCCCGAACTGGTAAGTGATAACATTTATTAGCAAGAATTGGCATTTGCATGTGGTTTGCAATTGCCTAGCGACGCATACTTAACTCTCAAGACAAATTTAAACAGCTCATGGATTTCAACCACGAGCTGTTTATGGTTTAGATTTATAATTTCAGTGGCATGAATGCACTTAATACAGTACACATCTTATTTTTCTACCGTTCACTTGTCGTAGTTCCACGGGGTTTTTGCACTCTAGTTTTGAAAATTTGCACCTTGGTTCGAATGGGCAACCTGGTGGTGGGGTAATAAGGCTTGGCGGCTCTCCTATATCAACCATTTTTGTCGTATTTGCCTTTTCCGGGTCAGGTGCCGCTTCTTTGAGGAGCATTGTGTATGGATGCATTGGTTTGTTCACTATATCCTTTGCATTTCCCTCTTCAACAACTAAACCTGCGTACATGACAGCTATTCTATCTGAAACGTACTTGGCAGCTGCCAGGTCGTGTGTTACATGAATAAATGAAATGTGAAATTCTTCTTTTAGTTTAATCATAAGGTTTAATATGCCAGATTTGATTGAAACATCAAGCATTGAAGTTGGTTCGTCCGCTAATATTATCCTTGGCTTGGTTATGATCGCTCGAGCAAATACTACTCTCTGTCTTTGACCGCCGGACAGCTCGTGTGGAAACTTTTCTAAGTAATTGTCAACAGGTGTGAGCTCCACTTCGGTCAGGACGTTTTCCAGGGTCTGGCTTTTGTCTGGAATTTTGTGAATTTTCAGTGGCCTTTCTAATATGTGCGATAGTCTCTTAGTTGGATTTAGTGAAGCGAACGGGTCTTGGAAGACCATCTGAACCTGCCTTCTAAATTCAAGTTCTTCCCTCCGATTCATTTTACTTGGAACCTGTTTTCCGAATAATTCAATACTTCCTGACGTTGGTTCGTATATTCTTGCAAGAACTCTCAAAAACGTTGTTTTGCCACAACCGCTTTCTCCAACAACTGATACTATTTCATTTTCGTAGAGTTCTAAATCTATTCCACGTAAAGCTTTTAGGGTGAACATTTTGAATCCTTTTCTGATTAAGAATTCTTTGGTTAGGTTCTTTACAATCAGTATAGATGACATGAGACCCACCTACCATTTTCTCCATCTTCCAGCAATCTCAGTCCTGGCTTTTCGATTTCACATCTATCGAAAGCATAGGGGCACCTTTCTCTAAACGGACAGCCCTTTATCTGTAGGGAAAGGTCTATGGGTCTTCCCGGAATGCCCTTGTATGATTCGAGGTCTTTTGAAATACTCGGAAGAGCCTCAACAAGACCCTTAGTGTACGGATGAAATGGCTTGGAGTATACTGATTTTGCAGCCCCTGTTTCTACAAGCTCACCTGCGTACATTATAGATATTCTATTCGCCAGTTCAAAAAGCAAAGATATGTCGTGGGTTATAAATATTGTTGAGAACTTTTCTGTCTTTCTTAGTTCTTCGATTTGTTGCAAAATCGACCTCTGTACAACAACGTCTAAAGCTGTTGTTGGTTCGTCCATTATTATTACGTTAGGTGATAACAGAAGTGCCATAGCGATAACTACCCTTTGTCGCATACCACCAGACAATTGATGTGGATAGCTCTCCATTCTTTCGATAGGTATACCAACTAACTGTAATTTTTCTCTCACCAGATTGTATGAATCTTGCTTTGAATATCCGTGGTTTTTTATTAATGCGTCAGCCATCTGGTCCTTTATTTTCAAAACTGGGTTAAGGGAATTCATAGAACTTTGTGTAACCAGCGAGAATTTTTTCCAACGTTGTTTTCTTAGCTCAAATTCAGATAAACTAAGTATATCTGTACTATCTATAATGACCTTTCCTGAGATTATTTTTCCGGGTTTTCTCAGTAACTTAAGAGCAGCAAGGACAAGTGTCGATTTTCCACAGCCCGATTCACCTGCGATACCATGGAACTCACCTTTTTCTACTTTTAGAGAGACATTCCTTACAGCGTGTACAAATTTATTTCTGAATTCATATCCTGCATTAAGATCAACTATCTCGAACACAGTATCACCCCAGTTTTAGCACCTATTTAGAGCGTAGCCTTGGATTAGTTATTTCATCAATAGAAAAGCTTATCAACGCAAATGCCGTTCCAAGTAATACAATGCACAAACCCGGCGCAAGTACCCAGTACCACATGCCATTTAGAAGTGCATTTGCATTCTGTGCCCAATAAAGCATTGTACCCCAAGTGATTTTGCTTACGTCACTCAAACCGAGGAATGAGAGTGAAGCTTCACCTATTATTGCATAAAGGACTGAGTTGAAGAATATCGACGCAATTAGAGATAGCATATTTGGCAACAGCTCTACGAAAATTATATATAGATTGCTTTCCCCAATAACCTTTGAAGCAACTGTAAATTCTCTGTTTTTTAAAGAAAGCATTTGAGATCTGATTATTCTTGATCCAGATCCCCAGCTTGTAAACGCTATTACTAAAATCACCATAAGTGGACCTCGTACCCTCATGTATGAGCTAATAACTATCATCAACGGCAAGCCTGGAATAACGAGGAATATGTCAGTAATGGTTGAGAGAATTCTATCAACAATACCACCATAGTATCCTGAAATCATGCCTACAGCGGTAGCAATTAACGTCATCATTAAGCCGGTGGAGATTCCTATCGTCAGTGATAGTCTTGAACCATAGAATACTTGCGAAAGAATATCACGCCCGAGTCTGTCCGTTCCTAACCAGTGTTCGCTTGACGGAGACTGATAGGGTAAACCTACCGTGCGAGTAGGTTCATATTTAGAAAGTAGCGGTGCAAGAATGGCCATCAGGATGAACATTAAGATTATTGCCAAACCGATTTTCCACTTCACATGAATTACCCCCTAACGCGTGGATCCAAGAAGGCGTATAGAAAGTCCATAATAAGATTCGCTAAAAGAACAGAAACAGATACAAAGAAAAATATGGCTTGTATTAGCGGGAAATCTTGACTCAGCACTGCTCTGTAAAGTTGATATCCAACACCAGGATATGAGTATACTATCTCTGTCAACAAAGCTCCACTTACTACAAATCCAAGTGATATACCAAATGCTGTAATACTTGGCAGGAGTGCATTACGAGCAGCATAGTTTAGCATTATGTACTTTTCATCAAGCCCTTTCGCTTCTGCCAGGGTTATGTAATCTTCGGACAATATTGAGACCATGTTATTTCTCATTGTCAGTATCCAACTCCCTAATGAAGCAACAATTAGAGTTATCGACGGTAATATGGCATGGTATATTACACTTAGAGCAAATTTAAAACCGGTTAATACTTCTTTTGTTGAGTACGCATTTGAAAGCGGGAACCAACCAAACCTGTAACCAAAAACATACAAAAAGAGCATTGCAAGCCAAAAGTATGGGATAGCTCTTAACGAAAGTGAGAATATTAGCAGACCAGTACCTGAAGATTTGTCCCGGTTCCAACCGGCGTATACTCCAAGAAATGTTCCCAGTATGAAGCTTAAGACTGTGGAAACACCAACAAGACCTAAAGTCCAAGGTATGGAATCCTTTAAGACCTCAGAAACTGGAACTGGGTAATGTAAGTATGAAACACCAAATTTTCCAGTAAATGTATTGATTAAATATTCGAAATACTGTGAAACCAAGTTCTTGTCTTTCTCTACTCCAAGTGCAATCCTCATTGCCTCTATGGCTCTCTCATCTACGTTCGGGCCAAACCTTGATAGAATCCTCTCGGCAGGATCACCGGGCATTAACCTCGGTAGTATAAAGTTAAGCGTCAGTGCGAAAAATAACGTTATAACAAAAAACATCAATCTGTTGGCTACGTATTTCAAACTTCTCACCGCCTTTGAACCCTTTCAGCAAATTTGTAATCGGAGTATTAAAAAAGGCAACGCACATTCTCAATGTAATTTATACATTCGCTATTTTGTATATAGGTAAGAAATTGTGCGTTGCCACTCAAAAAATCCTGTTTTACTTAAAATCAACTCATTTGACTGGTTCCAAATTCATCACAAGATAAATCTTATCCATTCCAGTGATCCTTGGCTCAACGTATGGGTTCTTGGCGTTGGGCCAGCCTGTAAAGTTCTTTGTCGAGTAGATGAACCATACTGGGTTGTAGTATAGCGGTATGGCGGGCATGTTTTCAAGCATTATTCTTTGTAACCTTGACATGATGACCTTCCTTGTGTTAACATCCGCAGTCTCTTTTATCTTTGCGAGCAGTTCATCTGTAGTTTTGTCTATCCAACCGCCCCTGTTACTACCTACGTAAGCATTAGCGGAACCAAGATGGTTATCATAGAAATTGTAAGGTGTCGCACCATAATTTGACCAGCTCAGAACAACGTCGAAGTTCTTATTTCTAATTCTTTGCAGATATTCTCCATAATCGATAGGTGTGACTTTCAGTTCGACACCATAGTTCATCATTTGCTGGGATAGCAATTCACATACAGCTATCCAGTCTGTCCAACCCGCAGGAACGAGTAATTCATATGAAAGTTTTATATTTCCTTTCGCAAGTATTCCATCTCTACCCTTTTTGAAGCCAGCTTGTGCAAAAAGTCGTTCGGCGGTTTTTGGGTCATACTTCCACCACAAGTTCTTCAGGTCTTCACTAATTAAATATTCGTAACCGGATTTGATAAGGACAGGATTCACGGGTGCTGCGTAGCCTGTCATACCTATCTTAATTAGCATATCTCTGTCTACAGCATACGCGAATGCCTTTCTAAGTGTAACGTTGTTAAACGGCTCTTTAGCCAAGTTAAAGAAGAGGAATACGGGGTTACCTTCTGCAAACCAGTAATTTAAGTTCTTGTTTTGTTGGACAAGTTTTTCAATCTGTGGATAGTTAATTCCTGCCCAATCAAGCTCACCATTTGCCACCGCAAGTTGAGCGCTTTCATTACCGCTATATGCCGGGATTCGTATTGAATCTACCTTTATTTTCGAGGCATTCCAGTAATTTGGATTCTTTTTAAGTGTTACAACCTGTGTTGAAAAATTGTCAAGTAAGTACGCCCCTGTACCTATTGGTTCTTCATTCGTAAATTTCGATGGATCTTCAACCTTACCCCAAATATGTTTCGGAACGATGTAAACACCCGCTAAACTATATAAAAGCAAAGTGTTCACAACATTCATCTTAACCTTAACTGTATAATTGTCAACTTTTACTACATCTACAACTCCACTTTTCCATATTCCAACAGTGTCCAAAGCTGGGAATTTTTTC
This window contains:
- a CDS encoding ABC transporter substrate-binding protein, translating into MKRYLLKVVLMFFVIASVLSVANELSIVISVTGPYQRNFNPYFSGATGYVAAGFIYETLIYANTKTGQFIPWLASEYKWGAGYKEITFKLRNNVKWSDGTAFTADDVIFTFEILKKFPALDTVGIWKSGVVDVVKVDNYTVKVKMNVVNTLLLYSLAGVYIVPKHIWGKVEDPSKFTNEEPIGTGAYLLDNFSTQVVTLKKNPNYWNASKIKVDSIRIPAYSGNESAQLAVANGELDWAGINYPQIEKLVQQNKNLNYWFAEGNPVFLFFNLAKEPFNNVTLRKAFAYAVDRDMLIKIGMTGYAAPVNPVLIKSGYEYLISEDLKNLWWKYDPKTAERLFAQAGFKKGRDGILAKGNIKLSYELLVPAGWTDWIAVCELLSQQMMNYGVELKVTPIDYGEYLQRIRNKNFDVVLSWSNYGATPYNFYDNHLGSANAYVGSNRGGWIDKTTDELLAKIKETADVNTRKVIMSRLQRIMLENMPAIPLYYNPVWFIYSTKNFTGWPNAKNPYVEPRITGMDKIYLVMNLEPVK